A segment of the Niveibacterium umoris genome:
CGAAGCTGACATCAAGAACGAGTCTTCCTTCGTGGATGATCTGGGCGCTGACTCGCTGGATACCGTTGAACTGGTCATGGCGCTCGAAGAGGAATTCGAGGTCGAGATTCCGGACGAAGAGGCCGAGAAGATCACCACGGTTCAGCAGGCAATCGACTACGTCGTTGCCAACAAGAAGTAATCAGATTTTCTAATTGAAACTGGATCCGGAGCGCACTTTGGGCGGTCGTAGAGTCGTCATCACCGGTCTCGGCATTATCAGCCCGGTCGGTAATTCCATCTCCGAAGCCTGGGACAACATCCTTAATGGGCGTTCCGGCATCACTCATGTCACGCGTTTTGATGCTTCGGTCTTGCCGGTGCAGATTGCCGGCGAAGTAAAGAACTTCGACGTAACGACGTACGTCTCTGGCAAGGAGGCGCGTCGCTACGACAAGTTTGTGCATTACGGTGTCGCAGCGGCAATCGATGCGCTCAAGGATGCGGGCATCGGCGAGCATCCTGAAAATGCCGAACGTATCGGCGTTTGCATCGGTTCCGGCATCGGTGGTTTGCCGATGATCGAGGACACCTTGCGCGCAGCATTTGAGGGCGGTGCGCGCAAGATCTCGCCCTTCTTCGTGCCTGGGTCGATCATCAACATGATCTCAGGGCTGTTGTCGATCCAGTACGGTTTCAAGGGGCCCAATTTCGCCACAGTCAGCGCTTGTGCGACTGGCAATCATGCTATCGGCGAGGCGCAGCGTCTGATCGAGTACGGTGATGCTGATGTCATTGTTGCCGGTGGGGCTGAGGGCACCGTGTCCTTCCTTGGAATGGGTGGCTTCTGTGCGGCACGCGCGCTTTCGGGGAGAAACGACGATCCCGCCGGTGCCAGTCGTCCGTGGGATGAGGGCCGTGATGGGTTCGTGCTGGGCGAAGGCGCCGGTGTGCTCGTGCTCGAAGAGTACGAACATGCAAAAGCGCGTGGCGCAAAGATCTATGCAGAGCTTGCCGGCTACGGCATGAGTGCAGACGCCAACCACGTTACGGCACCGTGCGAGGATGGCGAGGGCGCATCGCGCAGCATGCGCAACGCGCTCCGCAACGCGAAGACCGACGTTGCCGAGATCGACTACATCAATGCGCATGGCACTTCGACGCCGCTCGGTGATCTGGCCGAAACGGTGGCGGTGAAGCGTTGTTTTGGTGATCACGCGTACAAGCTCGCAGTGAGTTCGACCAAGTCGATGACTGGGCACCTGCTAGGCGCCGCTGGCGGCATCGAGGCGGTGTTCACGACCCTTGCAATTCGCGATCAGATCGCGCCGCCGACGATCAATCTCGATTCGCCCAGCGAGGGGTGTGACTTGGATTACGTGCCAAAGGTGGCCCGCAAGATGAAGATCGATGTTGCTATGTCGAATTCATTCGGTTTTGGCGGCACCAACTCGACACTGGTGTTCCGCAAAGTCTGAAGACCGGGCTGGGAATCACGATGAGGCTTGCCGGCGAAATTCGTCCGCAAGCCTCAGTCTTTTTCTGGGGCTTGCTTGTCGGGCTTCATGCGTGCGCCTTGCTGCTTTTGAACTTCCCAGGCGTTTCGGGCGTGGCACTCGGGCCTGGGTTGGTCGCGGTTTGCGCGTCTGCAATGCTCGCATACCGTGCTTGGTCCGCGGCTCGTGGGCTTGTCATCACACTCACCGATGAAGGCCAGATCCACGTCCGCGGTCCGGGCTGCGAACCGCAGGCGATAGCGCTCAATCGCGAATCGAAGGACTACGGTTTCTTTGTCGTGCTGTGTTGGCGGCGTCCCGCGTCCGGAGGAATGCTGCGGCTGTGCTTGACGAAAGCGGCGCTGACTGATGCCGAATGGCGCTTGCTGCGTAGCTGGTTACGTTGGCGCGCGTTTAACGCTGATTCGTCCAGCGCTCCATATCCTTCGGCCAGCGAGCATTTCTGAGTATCGTCGGCTTCCCCTTGGGGAGCATATCGGGATAGTCGCGGCTGTAATGCAGCCCTCGGCTTTCTTTGCGCAGTAGTGCACCGCGCACGATCAGTTCAGCGCTGACAACTAGATTCCGCAGTTCAATCAGGTCGTTGCTGACGCGGAAGTTGGCATAGAACTCGTCAATTTCCCTGTGCAGCAGCGCGATGCGGTGCTGTGCGCGTTGAAGGCGTTTGGTAGTGCGGACGATGCCGACGTAATCCCACATGAAGCGGCGGAGTTCGTCCCAGTTGTGCGCGATCACCACTGATTCATCTGCGTCGGTCACCTTGCTCTCGTCCCATTCCGGAAGGTCGTCAGCGATCGTGCGCGGATGATCAATGATGTCCTGTGCCGCGGCTTCTCCAAAGACCACGCATTCGAGCAAAGAGTTGCTCGCGAGGCGGTTCGCACCATGCAATCCGGAACACGCGGTTTCTCCGACTGCGTATAGACCGGGGAGGTCGGTCCGTGCGCGTAGGTCGGTGAGGACGCCGCCGCAGGTGTAGTGCGCAGCGGGAACGACCGGAATCGGTTCGCGCGTGATGTCTATGCCCAACTCCACACAGCGGGCGTAGATGTTGGGGAAATGTCCCTTGATGAAGTCTGCCGGCCGGTGACTGATGTCCAGGTAGACGCAATCGAGGCCGTGGCGCTTCATCTCGTAGTCGATTGCGCGGGCAACGATGTCGCGCGGCGCAAGTTCGCCGCGCGGGTCGTGATGCGGCATGAATCGGGTGCCATCAGCCAAACGGAGCAACCCGCCTTCCCCCCGAACGGCCTCGGAAATCAGAAACGATTTCGCCTGCGGGTGGTACAAACAAGTCGGATGAAACTGGATGAACTCCATGTTCGCGACCCGACAGCCCGCACGCCACGCCATCGCGATGCCATCGCCGGTCGCTGTGTCAGGGTTGGTGGTGTAGAGGTACACCTTGCCGGCGCCTCCAGTCGCAAGCACGGTATTGCGGGCCGCAAAGGTACTCACCCGATCAGCAGCGATGTCCAGAATGTAGGCGCCAAGGCAGCCAGCGTTGCCGCGCCCGATGCGGTGTCCGACGATCAGATCAACCGCAATGTGATGTTCGAAGACCCGAATGTTCGGATGAGCGCGCACTTTCTGGGTCAGCGTCTCCTGCACCGCAGCGCCGGTCGCGTCGGCGACGTGCACGATCCGGCGATGGCTGTGTCCGCCTTCGCGCGTCAGGTGCATGTGCAGCGGACCTTCTTCTGCGGGTGTGAAGGGGACGCCTTGAGAGGCGAGCCACTGGATAGCTTCACGACCGTGCTCGACAACGAAGCGCGTGGCATCGTCATCGCAGATGCCGGCGCCGGCGATATGCGTGTCCTTGACGTGCGCCTCGATCGAATCCATCGGATCGACCACCGCAGCAATACCGCCTTGTGCCCATGAACTGGCGCTGTCTTCGAGTTGGCACTTGGTGACGAGGGCGACCGAATGGTGATCTGCGAGCCGCAGAGCAAGCGATTGGCCAGCAAGACCGCTGCCAAGGATCAGGACGTCGAACTGAAGCACGGGAATGACGGCGCGGGGCGCGCTACCGTGAGAAAGGGGATGCGCAAATATAGCACGTGGCCGTCGCAGGGCATCCCGTGCGGACGCGACAAATGACCCTGCTGTTGACTGAACTATTTCCATTCTGCCGGGTCTTTGCAAGCGTAAGCGGCCGCCTTCAGGGGCTGGGGTATACTGGTTTTTGCGCCACTCAGAGCGCGAACCACTGTTCTCACTACCCATTCCCATGAGCGACCGTCAGTTGGATTTGCAGTTGGTTGAGCGTGCGCAGCGCGGAGACAAGCAGGCCTTTGGTCTCTTGGTTTCCAAGTATCAGCGCAAGCTCGCGCGACTGCTTTCGCGGATGATTCGAGATCCGGCAGAAGTCGAGGATGTGACGCAGGAAGCCTTCATCAAGGCATACCGTGCCCTGCCTGCTTTTCGCGGCGACAGTGCGTTCTATACCTGGCTGTACCGGATCGGGATCAACACTGCAAAGAATTACCTGGTGTCGCAGGGTCGTCGCGCCCCGACATCGACGGATATTGATTCGGAAGAGGCGGAAGGGTACGAAGAAGGCGACTTGCTGCGCGACAACGACACGCCCGAAAGGCTGTTGTTGACCAAGCAGATCGGTGAAACCGTTAACGTGGCGATCGAGGCATTGCCGGAAGAGTTGCGAACAGCAATCGTCTTGCGGGAAATAGAAGGATTGAGTTACGACGAGATCGCCACCGTTATGGGGTGTCCGATCGGAACAGTGAGATCACGGATTTTTCGGGCGCGCGAAGCTATAGCGGAGCGCTTGCGGCCGCTGCTCGATACGAATCCGGAAAAACGATGGTGAGCGAGACATGAAAGAGCAGTTGTCGGCATTGATCGATGGTGAATTGGATGCGGACCAGGTATCGCGTTCTTGCGATGCCATCAAGGTCAATCGCGATTTGCGCAAGTGCTGGAACGAATATGCCCTGATCGGCGACGTGATGAGGGGCGAGCTGGCGCTCCGCAGTGATTTCACCGACGATGTACTGCGAAGACTGGAGCAGGAGCCGACGGTGTTGGCGCCCAGTGTCCGCGCGACCACGGCACGATCAAAAAGCGCATGGGACCGTTACTTGCCCATCGCCGCCACCATCGCCGGTGTGGCCGTCGTGGGCTGGATGGGCGTGCGCACGGGCCTGCCGGCAACGGCGCCAGCATCTGCCCATCCGACACTTGTGCGGCAACAGGCGCCCGCGCAGGATACCGAGCGCGCATACCTGTTGGCGCATCACGGCTACGCGGGGGCGCAGGCGGTGCCCGGTGTGGGCTACTACATGCGAACGGCTGCCGATGTGCAGAACGGAGAGATGGCACGATGAGGCGCGCGCTGGTCGCGTGCTGTTGCGCCATTGCCGTCATGAGTCCCGCGTCCGCGGCAGATCGCCCGGACGCTATTGCATGGCTGGGTAAAGTCAGCAGCGCCGCTGCGTCGCTGACTTTTTCTGGGACCTTTGTCTACCAGGCCGGGAAATCGTCCGAAACGTCGCGCATTGCCCACATCACTGATGCGACGGGCGACTACGAGCGACTCGAAACGCTCGACGGGCCCCCACGGGAAATCGTGCGCAGTAATGGCGAGGTCCGTTTCTACCTGCCACAAGAGAAGATCGTCATCTCTGACCATGCCATGCCGCGTCGATTCCCGGCGTGGTCACATTTTTCGCCGGATCAATTGGCCGGAAACTATGGCGTACGCATGGGGTCGCTCGACCGCGTAGCTGGCTTGCCTGCGCAGCAGGTGCTGCTCGATGCGCGTGATGGCTTGCGATATAGCCACGTATTCTGGATCGAGCCGGCCAGCGGTCTGCTGCTGAAGTCTCGCATGCTCGACGCGAATGGTGGGTCGGTCGAACAGTTTGCCTTTTCTGAAGTCACGATTGGTGGTTTGGTCGAGCGTGACAAGGTGCGTTCATCCTATGCAGTTCTCGCAAAGGACTGGCGCGAGATCAATGCGCGCGGCGAGGTCGTCAAGCCGGAAGAGAACTGGGTGACCTGCGGTGCGCATGTCCCGGGCTTCAAGCAGATCAGTGCTGTCCGGCGCAGGATCAAGGCCGGCGGCGCCGAGGCTTTGCATCTTGTTTTCTCCGATGGCTTGGCGACCATTTCGGTATTCGTAGAGCCTACATCGGGCAGTTCCACAGCGACCCTTGGAGAGAGCAGCACAGGCCCAACTCGCATATTCAAGCGTGCGCTGACGGGGCAGTATCTGGTGACTGCGCTGGGAGAAGTGCCGCCGGAAACTGTACGCAGACTGGCCGAAGCCATTGAGATCAAGCGCAAATGACGACTCGCAAGGCAATTGTTCTTCGCGTAGAAGGCGGAGCCGCGATCGTCAAGGTCGGCGCCGAAGGGGGCTGTGGCCGTTGCAATGAAACCGGGGGATGTGGCTCGGATGTCCTGGGCAAGATCTTCGGCGGGCGTTGCACGACGTATGCGGTGGAATCGGACGCTGCGCTGCAGGCTGGCGACGAGGTGGAGGTCGTCGTAAATCCGCGTGCGCCGCTCCTGGCTGCGGGCGTCGCCTATGGCTTGCCGCTTGCCGGGATGTTGCTGGGGGCGGTAATCGGATCCATCGCCGCCAACGATGCAGGCGCAGTGGCTGGCGCGCTGACCGGCTGCGTTGCGGGCGCCCTGCTAGCAAAGATGCTGGCGAAAAGGTGGGTGGCGCAGTTCAACGTTCAGGTCGTCGCGTCGAGTCCGGAAGCACTATCGGGAAGGGCGACATGAGCGTGCGCACGAACGTATTTGGAATGCTGCTTTGCCAGTTGGTCCTTGCGCTGGGTGTCTGGTCTGGTTCCGTTGCCGCTCGCGACTTGCCGGAGCTGGCGGATCTGGTGGACCGCTCGGCGCCGGCGGTCGTTAACGTAAGCACCGAGCAGATCCGTACTCGTGGCAAGCGTGCCGATTCGGATGCCAAGGATCCGATGCAGGAATGGTTTCGACGTTTCATGCCGAAGCATCCCCGGATTCCGCGCGATGAAGATGAAGGCGATTCGATGGGCTCTGGCTTCATCATTTCCGCCGACGGCTACATCCTGACCAATGCGCATGTCGTGGAGGATGCCGATAGCATCCTTGTGCGACTGACCGACAAACGGGAATTCCGTGGTCGCCTGATTGGCGCGGACAAGCGATCGGATGTGGCGCTGATCAAGATCGATGCCGTGGGCTTGCCAAGAGTTCCGGTAGGCGACAGCAGCAAGTTGCGGGTTGGCGACTGGGTCATGGCTATCGGTTCGCCATTCGGTTTCGATCACACCGTGACCGCGGGCATCGTGAGTGCCAAGGGGCGCTCCTTGCCCGACGAGTCTTTGGTCCCATTCATTCAGACTGACGTTGCGATCAACCCGGGCAATTCCGGTGGGCCGCTGTTCAATCTGAAAGGCGAAGTCGTGGGTATCAACTCGCAGATCTACAGCGAGACCGGCGGCTTCATGGGGCTTTCCTTTGCCATACCGATTGAAGTGGCAATGGACGTTCAGAATCAGCTGCGAACCTTTGGTCGGGTGACCCGCGGGCGAATCGGCGTGGTCATCCAGGAGGTCACCAAGGATGTGGCCGACAGTTTTGCCTTGAAGAGCCCGGTCGGGGCGCTGGTCAGCAGTGTGGAAAAAGGTGGACCCGCGGAGCGCGCGGGCGTTGCGATTGGCGATGTGATCCTGAAATTCGATAACAAGCCGGTCGCCACATCTTCCGACCTGCCTCGTCTGGTCGGGGCAACCCGGCCCGGCTCGCGCTCGTCAATGCAGGTTTGGCGCCGTGGCGCGGTCAAAGATGTGGCTTTGGTCGTTGAAGAGTTCGCCGATGAAGCGCCAGAACCGCGCCGCGTGCCACCCAAACGCGTGGAAGGCGCGGGGACCAATCGCCTCGGCTTGGTTGTGGCGCAACTTTCATCCGAGCAGCGACGCCACTATCGCGGCGAAATCGGGGTTTCCGTCAAGGATGTCCGAGGGGTCGCGGCGAGAGCGCAATTGCAGGGCGGGGACGTGATCCTGTCCGCCGCGCGCAAGGGGGCTCCGGTGGAGTTCCGCAACGTCGAGCAGTTCAACCGCTTTGCCGCCTCGATCGAGCAGGGCGAAAGTGTCTCGCTGCTGGTGCGTCGGGGCGATACACAGAGTTTTGTCAGTCTGCGGGTGCCAGAGTAGTCCTGAACCGCCGATCAATGGGCGTATCGGCTATACTCGCGCGTTCTCAAACCCGATGAATTCCTGAGAAGGGTGCGGCAACGCACCCTTTTTTCGTGGCATGCAGCACATCAGAAACTTTTCGATCATTGCCCATATCGACCACGGCAAGTCTACGCTTGCCGACCGGCTCATCCAGCGTTGCGGCGGCCTTTCCGACCGTGAAATGGAGGCTCAGGTGCTCGATTCGATGGATATCGAGCGCGAGCGGGGCATCACGATCAAGGCACAGACAGCCGCGCTGTCCTACCGCGCAAAAGATGGACAGGTCTACAACCTGAACCTCATCGATACGCCCGGACATGTTGACTTCTCTTACGAGGTCAGCCGATCGCTTGCTGCGTGCGAAGGTGCACTGTTGGTGGTCGACGCTTCGCAAGGTGTTGAAGCACAGACCGTGGCCAACTGCTACACGGCAATCGAGCAGGGTGTCGAAGTGGTGCCTGTTCTGAACAAGATGGATCTGCCCTCGGCGGATCCCGATAGCGCACGTCAGGAAGTCGAAGACGTCATCGGGATCGACGCAACCGAGGCGATCCCCTGTTCCGCCAAGACCGGCATGGGCATCGACGAAATCCTCGAAGCGATCATCAGCAAGGTGCCCGCTCCGCGCGGCACGGTCGATGCACCGCTCAAGGCGCTGATCATCGATTCCTGGTTCGACAACTACGTCGGCGTCGTGATGCTTGTGCGAGTCGTCGATGGCGCGCTGCGCCCCAAAGACAAGATCCTGTTCATGAGCAACGGTGCGCAGCACCTTTGCGAGCAGGTAGGTGTATTTACGCCGAAATCGGTGTCGCGGGATCAGTTGTCCGCGGGCGAAGTCGGTTTCGTGATTGCCGGCATCAAGGAGCTGACCTCTGCGAAGGTGGGCGACACGATAACCATCGCCAACAAGGCGGCGTCTGAACCGCTTGAAGGCTTCAAGGAAATCAAACCACAGGTCTTCGCAGGCCTCTATCCGGTCGAGGCGAGCGAATACGATCAACTGCGCGAGTCGCTTGAAAAGCTCAAACTCAACGACGCCTCGCTCCAATATGAGCCGGAGGTGTCGCAGGCGCTGGGGTTCGGTTTCCGTTGCGGTTTTCTTGGCCTGTTGCACATGGAGATCGTGCAGGAGCGTCTGGAACGCGAATTCGACATGGACCTGATCACGACTGCGCCGACCGTGGTGTATGAGGTCGTGCTCAGCAGCGGCGAAGTGATCAAGGTCGAAAATCCGTCGAAGCTTCCTGAAATCTCGAAGATTGAGGAGATTCGGGAACCGATCATCACCGCGACAATCTTCGTGCCGCAGGACTATCTCGGCCCGGTCATCACGCTTTGCAATCAGAAGCGCGGCAATCAGGTCGATATGCACTATCACGGCCGTCAGGTGAAGTTGATTTACGACATGCCCATGGCCGAAGTCGTCATGGATTTCTTCGATAAATTGAAGTCGGTATCTCGTGGCTATGCATCGCTTGACTACGATTTCAAGGAATACCGCACGGCAGACGTCGTGAAGCTCGACATCCTCGTCTCGAGCGAAAAGGTCGACGCCCTGTCGGTGATCGTCCATCGCGCCAATGCCCAATATCGCGGTCGTGAACTCGCGGCAAAGCTGCGCGAGTTGATTCCGCGCCAGATGTTCGATGTGGCGGTGCAAGCGGCAATCGGCTCGCACATCATCGCGCGCGAAACCATCAAGGCCTTGCGCAAAAACGTGCTAGCGAAGTGCTACGGCGGCGACATTACCCGGAAGAAGAAGCTCCTCGAGAAACAGAAAGAGGGCAAGCGCCGCATGAAACAGGTCGGAAACGTTGAAATCCCGCAAGAGGCCTTCCTGGCTGTCCTGCGAGTCGAAGACGGCAAGTAACCCTCGAATTACCAGGAGTGAATGTGGATTTCGCGTTGATTCTGTTCGTGCTTTCGGTGGTGACCGGCGCACTTTGGTGTGCGGACCGCTTTGTTTTCCGCAAGAAGCGCCCGGAAGGATCGCCGGAGCCGGTGTGGGTTGAATGGGGCGCGGGATTCTTTCCGATTCTGTTGGCGATTTTTTTGCTGCGTTCGTTTCTGGTTGAGCCGTTCCGAATTCCTTCTGGCTCGATGATTCCGACGCTTTTGGTCGGCGATTTCATTCTGGTCAATAAGTTTGCATATGGCATCCGTCTTCCTGTGATCGACAAGAAGATCGTCGATACCGGTTCTCCCAAGCGCGGCGACGTGGTGGTTTTTCGCTACCCGCAGAACCCGTCACAGGACTACATCAAACGGGTTGTCGGACTGCCCGGCGACTCGATTGAATACATCAACAAGCGCCTGCGCGTAAACGGTCAGGAAATTGCGGTTCGTCAGGTCGAGGATTACCTTCATACCGATCGGCTTCAGTACTCGCACCGATATGTCGAAAAACTTGGCGAAACCGATCACCAACTCCTGAACGACGCCGACGCGCCGCCTTTCGTGGCCCAAACGCTGCCTTATCCTGGTCGCGAGAACTGTGTCTATACTGTGGAAGGCGTTCGTTGCAAGGTGCCGCCCGGCCATTACTTCATGATGGGTGACAACCGGGATCAGAGTTCCGACTCTCGCGTCTGGGGCTTTGTGCCTGATGAAAACCTGCGCGGCAAGGCGTTCTTTGTCTGGTTCCATTTCGGGGATCTGTCCCGGATTGGATCGTTCCACTGAACCACGGAGTGATCTATGCGGAAACAACAGCGTGGGATTTCCTTGATTGGCACCTTGATTGCGGCGATCCTCATTATCGGCGCGATCATCATGGCCATGCGAATGGTGCCCGTCTATAACGAGTATTTCGCGGTTAAGAAGGCGTTGACTGCAATTGCATCTAGCGGCGACGCGTCAAGTCCCGAAGCAATTCGGAGTATGTTCAATCGCAAAGCAAGTGTCGAAGACATCAATTCTGTAACGATGAATGACCTCGCGATCAGCAAGGAGAACGGTCGTTGGATTGTCACCGCAGAGTGGCAGCGAACGATTCCACTCGTCGCGAACATAAGTTTGCTGTTCCAGTTTTCGGCTTCAAGCGCAGCAGATCCTGCAGCTGCACAATAGCAACACGATGAGTCGTGTCGCATTGCAGGCTGCGCTCGGTTATCGATTTGCCGACGAGGCATTGCTGACGCAAGCCTTGACGCACCGCAGTTTTGGCGCCATGCATAATGAAAGGCTCGAGTTCATTGGCGATGGTGTGCTGAATTGTGTTGTCGCGCGAGCCCTTTTTGAGCGTTTCCCGGAGCTGGATGAGGGGGCTCTATCCCGTTTGCGAGCGGGGCTGGTGAAGCAGGACGCCTTGCACGCACATGCAATCGCTCTTGATCTGGGTGCTTTGCTTCGACTCGGCGAGGGCGAACTGAGAAGTGGCGGGCATGCCAGACCATCAATCCTCGCAGATGCGCTGGAAGCGATCTTTGGCGCGGTGTTTCTTGATGGCGGATTCGATGCCGCAAGTCAGGCGATCAATCGACTCTATCGGGATTCGATTGCGGCGATTGACCTGAAAACGGCAGGCAAAGACCCCAAGACCGCACTGCAAGAGTGGTTGCAGGCACGGCGTCACCCCCTGCCGCAATACGATATGGCGCAGGTTCGCGGTGAAGCGCATTCACAGGAATTTGAGGTGACTTGTCGCATCCCTGCGCTGATGCTTGAAACCAAGGGGCGTGGTACGAGTCGTCGCGCCGCGGAACAACAAGCTGCGCGTGCTGCGCTGGATCGGATCGAATCGCTATGACAGATATCGCAGAGCCAGACTCCAATGGTTTTCGCACAGGCTTTCTGGCGATCGTTGGGCGGCCGAACGTTGGCAAGTCCACCTTGCTGAATCATCTGATCGGTCAGAAGATCAGCATCACGTCGAGAAAGGCGCAAACCACGCGCCATCGCGTTACCGGTGTATTGACCAATGATACGCACCAGTTCGTCTTTGTAGATACGCCCGGATTCCAGAAGCAACACTCCAATGCTTTGCATCGCGCAATGAATCGCAGCGTCACCCAGACGCTGTCCGATGTCGATGTTGTGTTGTTTGTCATTGAAGCGGGCCGTTTCACGGCGCCAGACAGGGTTGTCCTTGAATTGCTGCCGGCAAACGTGCCGGTCGTGCTGGTGATCAACAAAGTCGATCGCATCGCCGATAAAGCGCAATTGCTTCCGTTTATTGCAGCTATGGCTGGCGAGAGGGATTTTGCTGCGATCGTTCCGCTCTCGGCGGAGACTGGCGCGAATGCCGACGAATTGCTCAAGGCCTGCGGTCCTCTGCTTCCTGAACAGGCGGCCATATTCGATGCGGACGACATCACCGATCGCAGCGAACGTTTTCTCGCTGCCGAATTCATCCGCGAAAAGCTGTTCCGCTTGCTCGGCGAAGAGCTCCCCTATGGCCTTGCGGTAGAAATCGAGAAATTTGAACTCGATGGCCCGGTAAGGCGCATCTTTGCGGCAATCATTGTCGATCGGCCAAGCCACAAGGCGATGGTGATCGGCCGGGGCGGCGAGAAACTCAAGCGGGTATCGAGCGAAGCGCGAGTTGATCTGGAAAAGCTCTTTGATGGCCCGGTCTATCTTGAAGTCTGGGTCAAGGTGAAGGGTGGCTGGGCCGACGACGAACGTGCGCTCAAGAGTCTGGGCATCGAGTGATAGGGCGAACTCGCAGCCCGATCTGAGCAGCGACGATGGCCAACAAGCGAGTCGAACAACAACCCGCCTTCGTGTTGCACTCGCACCCTTGGCGTGAGACGAGTTATGTCGTCGATGTGCTCTCTCGTGATCACGGTCGTGTCGCGCTGGTGGCAAAAGGCGCACGCCGACCGCGCTCCGCACTCCGCGGTGTACTGCTGGCATTTCAACCGCTTGATGTGAGCTGGAGCGGTAGCGGCGAGTTGAAGACCCTGGTCGCGGCGGAGTGGTCAGGCGGACAGCCCATGCTTTCCGGCAGTGCGCTGATGTGTGGCTATTACGCCAACGAGTTGCTCGTTCGTTTGCTGCCCCGTGAAGATCCGCACCCAGGCTTGTTCGACGGCTATGCTGCGCTTTTGGCGGGGCTTTCCCGGGGCGAGCCGCAGGATCAATTGCTGCGCAGCTTCGAACTGAGCTTACTGAGCGAACTCGGCTACGCCCCAACGTTCGATACCGACGAACAGGGTCTGCCGGTCAGGCCGGAAGCTTTCTACGTCTTTATAATCGAGCGAGGGCCCGTGCTTGCCGATCGTGAAATGCAAGGTGAGCACGTGCTTTCCGGGCGTGTATTGCTAGACCTCGCACGCAGTGATCTCTCGAATCCCGAAACGCTGTTGCAGGCCAAAACACTGATGCGACGCCTGATCGGCAACCTGGTCGGTGCGCGTCCGCTCGAATCCCGACGAATTTTCTTGGAGTTGCAGGAACTGTGATCGAACTCGGCGTCAACATTGACCATATCGCCACCTTGCGCCAGGCGCGCCGCACCTATGAACCCGATCCGGTGTGGGGCGCCGTAGAAGCCCACCTGGGCGGGGCGGACGGCATTACCGTCCATCTGCGCGAAGATCGCAGACATATTCAGGACGAGGATGTGCGCCGGCTGCGTGAGCTCACCCACATCAAACTCAATCTCGAAATGGCGGCAACCGATGAAATGGTCGCGATTGCCTGCCGCTTGAAGCCCGAGATGGCGATGCTGGTGCCGGAAGGCCGCCAGGAAGTGACCACCGAAGGCGGTCTGGATATTGTCGCCAACGAATCGCGGATCCGCGATTCGATCTCGCGGCTGGCGGATGCCGGTATTCAGTCCAGCGTAT
Coding sequences within it:
- a CDS encoding pyridoxine 5'-phosphate synthase: MIELGVNIDHIATLRQARRTYEPDPVWGAVEAHLGGADGITVHLREDRRHIQDEDVRRLRELTHIKLNLEMAATDEMVAIACRLKPEMAMLVPEGRQEVTTEGGLDIVANESRIRDSISRLADAGIQSSVFIDAELDQVEAAARVGARVCEIHTGPYAEAFHLKGRDARSPAVLAELEKIRTAGAAIVGLGMRFNAGHALNYFNVQPVAALAGVRELHIGHAIVSRAVFVGLREAVGEMKRLMREAAAAPHLYA